The genomic segment CGCAGATCATCCTGCACATGGGCCTTGGCAGCCAGCTGCCGGCTCAGCTCTTCGGCTTCCTGGGCAAGGACCAAGAGCTCTCCTTCCAGACGCCGGATGGTGGCCTGGCCGAGCTGGGAGGCGCGCAGGCGGTCGACAAGTTGCCGGGCCTTCGCACGGACTGGCTCCAAAGTCTCCCCGGCCAGGCCATCGACGAAATCGAGGAGTGAGCGTTGCCGGTCGGCGAGCTGGGAAATCTCCTCCTGGCTGAACACCAGTGCCCCCAGCCGGCGGAAGACGGTGGGCGGGTCTGCCAGGTCGCGACCTTCGATCCGAGCAGGCTGCCCGGATCCGTCCACCAGGAAGATGTCCTCCAGGTCATCGTGAACGACCCGAAGGGCTACCCGGGTGCCGGCGCCGAAGGTGCCCCGCAATCTTCGGATCTGCTTGGCCGCCACGTGCTCCGTGTCCGAAAGATTCCGCACCGCCATATCCGCCCGCAGGCCGAGGCGCATGCTTTCCAGGAGCATGGACTTGCCGCTGCCGCGGCCACCGATCAGGCAGTTGAGATGGGGCGAGAGTGCCAGCTCCTGGTCCTTGAGAAATGCCGTGCCCTGGACCTGGATGCTCGCCAGGTGGGTGTGGGTCACTCGCGGTGGCTCCGGCTCCAGACAGATCCGGGATTCCGGGTCCAGAAAGGCCTGGCGCAGGGCCTCCAGGGAGGGGGCGGACATGCGGATCCAACAGGATCGCCGGCCGATGAAGTTGACTGGATCCTCGTCTGCGGTCAGGGCCTTGGCATCCGAGGACATCACCGCTGCCATGGGCCGCCGGCGTTGCCATTCCGGCTGACAGCCGTCGCCATTGCCGAACAGGCGCTGCCAGCCTTGGCTCAGCTGGCCGAGGGGCTTGGGCACCTCGATCGCCAGGAGGTCGGGGTGCTTCCATTCTTCCTGTTGCAGCCACTCCGAGATTCGTTCGTTGTCGAAGATGCCGGTCTCGTGGGGATGGGGGCAGATGACCACCCCTTCGAGCCTACCTTGCGCATCCTTCGTTTGGACGGTCTTGATGATGTGGGCAAGGCCTTCGGTGGATGGCTCATGACTGCCGTCACCCTTGCTCCGGGGCATGGGCACCCCGCAGAGGGTGAGGGTGTGGTCGATCTTCTCGAGATCGGTACCAGGTTCGAAGAGGGCCAGCACGTGCATGCCCTTGCCGACATTGGCCGTGATCTCGAAGCCCGGGAACAGGGTGATCCTGCGGTCATCATATTGTGGCGCCAGGGATTCGGCGGCCCTCTGGAGGTGGGGCAGAAAGGCCTTGGCGGCAAAGTTGTGGTCGGTGATGGCAATCACCTCCAGCCGGGCTTCGTAGCACTGCCGGATGTAGGCCTCCGCTGTTTCGGCCAGGTTCGTGCCCAGGGGCTGGCCACGCCAATGCTTCCTGTCCGCTGGGGTGTGCAGATGGAGATCGCACTTGTGCCAGCGCATGCCCTGGAATCCGTGCCCGCGATTCATGGGCTCACCCTCCGGCAACGCCGCGTGGCTATGGCAGCCATCAGATATCGAGCTTCTTGAAGATGCATTCCGGGATCAATCGGATCCCCAGCATGATGTACCGCCAGAACCAGCGGGTGTAGACCTCGGACTTGCCCTCCTTGAAGGCATGGAAGATGTCGGCGGCCGCCTGCTCGGGGGTCGCCACCAGGGCCTCTGGCAGCGCCAGGCCCGCGGTCATCTTCGTACGCACGTAGCCGGGCTTGACCGTGATCACCAGCACCCCGACCCGGGAGAGCCGGGCCCGGAGGCCGGAAAGATAGGTGGCAAAGCCGGCCTTGGCGGCGCCGTAGAGATAGTTGCTGCGGCGTCCCCGGTCGCCAGCCACCGAGCCGAGACCGATGACAAAGCCGCGGCCCTGGGCCTCCAGGTGGTCGGCGGCGAGGTTCAAAATCGACACCAGGCCGGTGAGGTTGGTGTCCAGGAGGGAGCGGCAGAGCGCCCAGTCGTGCTCCGCCTCCTCTTGGGGGGCGTGAAGGCCCACCGCCGAGACCACCCCATAGGGCTTCGGCTCCAGATCCTGCCAGAAGGCCGGGTGGCTGTCCATGGCCAGGGCGTCGAAGGCCTTGGCCTGGGCGTCGATGCCGTACCGGAGGCGCAGGTCCTGGGCGTCCTTTTCCAGCTCCGCCGGGTTGCGGCCGGCCAGGTAGAGATGATAGCCCACGGCCGCCAGGCGGGCGGCCAGGGCGCGGGCGATGTCGGATCCGGCGCCGAGGATGAGAACATGAGCCATGCGATTTCTCCTTTCGTTGGGCAGTTGCGGCGCGGGCTGGCCGGTCAGGCAATGGCCAGACGCTGGGACTGGAGGCTTCGGAAGCGGTTGTCGGGGTCGAAGCGACGCTTGGCCGCGATGAAGGCCTCTGCCCCCGGGTAGCTGGCCCGGAAGAAGGCCGCGGACATGCGGGCGTCCTTGGTGAGATAGAGCCGGCCGCCGTGCTCCAGCACGATGCGGTCCAGGTCCTCGAGAAAGGCCAGGAGGCCTGGGCTCATGGGGAAGTCCAGGGCCAGGGTATACCCCTCCCTGGGGAAGGACAAGGGCAGGCCGTTGGCCGGGCCGAAGAGCTTCAAGACGGCCAGAAACGAGCCCCGCCCCTGCCGGTTGACCGCAGCCAGCACGGCCTTCAGCCCCTGGGCACCGGCTTCCTTGGGCAGGACCAACTGGTACTGGCAGAAGCCTCGCCGGCCGTAGATGCGGTTCCAGTGGCCTACCGCGTCCAGGGGGTAGAAGAAGGTCATGAGGTCCACCAGCTGCTGGCTTGCGCCGGCGGGCTGCCGGCGGTAGTAGACCTCGTTGAAGGCCCGGACGGTGAGCCGGTTCAAAAGACCGGCCGGCAGATGGCAGGGCACGG from the Thermodesulfobacteriota bacterium genome contains:
- a CDS encoding TrlF family AAA-like ATPase, which translates into the protein MNRGHGFQGMRWHKCDLHLHTPADRKHWRGQPLGTNLAETAEAYIRQCYEARLEVIAITDHNFAAKAFLPHLQRAAESLAPQYDDRRITLFPGFEITANVGKGMHVLALFEPGTDLEKIDHTLTLCGVPMPRSKGDGSHEPSTEGLAHIIKTVQTKDAQGRLEGVVICPHPHETGIFDNERISEWLQQEEWKHPDLLAIEVPKPLGQLSQGWQRLFGNGDGCQPEWQRRRPMAAVMSSDAKALTADEDPVNFIGRRSCWIRMSAPSLEALRQAFLDPESRICLEPEPPRVTHTHLASIQVQGTAFLKDQELALSPHLNCLIGGRGSGKSMLLESMRLGLRADMAVRNLSDTEHVAAKQIRRLRGTFGAGTRVALRVVHDDLEDIFLVDGSGQPARIEGRDLADPPTVFRRLGALVFSQEEISQLADRQRSLLDFVDGLAGETLEPVRAKARQLVDRLRASQLGQATIRRLEGELLVLAQEAEELSRQLAAKAHVQDDLRAHRAAQDARRYLTGVQAKAGETRERLTTLAAELEGEPPPLGSRVAQFPIPDYFRQAEGTIAAAYQGLAAALTTATTAFATRIEAATSAHSRMGAVQQAIDQAAAAFHAACGAKGLSPEEAERLRETEQSYRQKQAAREAKQSERDQALRSQPDSRQLLRELAACWRHETRIRQQLLDDITRSEAMPRTRDGAATVKTRLVFAGDREGFLKAWGGLAPDRRTAAGRSWDRYVRDSRGGNLGDQLFDVLQQSLPDGGNGVQAGNPVQWLEANWDNEAAWPDLAREYRKEIARIRDEQPERWLDQLVTRVPDAADLELLRHDGTVAGSFGNGDLSDGQKNTAILALLLACGQGPVLLDQPEDELDSAFLFHELVPMLRKAKRSRQLIVVTHNANIPVNADAELVYALAAIEGRGTCLTQGGLDRPEVAQVVLEIMEGSREAFQRRKDKYHF
- a CDS encoding SDR family oxidoreductase gives rise to the protein MAHVLILGAGSDIARALAARLAAVGYHLYLAGRNPAELEKDAQDLRLRYGIDAQAKAFDALAMDSHPAFWQDLEPKPYGVVSAVGLHAPQEEAEHDWALCRSLLDTNLTGLVSILNLAADHLEAQGRGFVIGLGSVAGDRGRRSNYLYGAAKAGFATYLSGLRARLSRVGVLVITVKPGYVRTKMTAGLALPEALVATPEQAAADIFHAFKEGKSEVYTRWFWRYIMLGIRLIPECIFKKLDI